A single Bifidobacterium asteroides DNA region contains:
- a CDS encoding Nif3-like dinuclear metal center hexameric protein codes for MSDEQDEAQRPSVPLGQVVDLLEGLYPLDYAEEWDHPGLVAGDPSWPVRRIWCAVDPRPDVVQEALDHKADLLITHHPLFFRSVHQVSGLGFRGDMITRLIEGYCGLWVGHTNADAAYRGVAQAAADALGLQDARPLAPQPVSNRDLHADQGIQVGLGRWGRLPKPMPFENLVHTVANLLPRTALGVQAVGPSDAMVSTVALLPGSGDSEFDLVRSTGADVYITSDLRHHPATDAYQQALYEARMAGRPNQPRPMLINTPHSAIESLWFRYAKGDIAGAMETATGVRPQVEVSSIVTDPWTIVMR; via the coding sequence ATGTCTGATGAACAGGATGAGGCCCAGAGGCCTTCAGTGCCCCTGGGTCAGGTGGTGGATCTGCTAGAGGGGCTTTACCCACTGGATTACGCGGAGGAATGGGACCATCCGGGTTTGGTGGCGGGGGATCCGTCCTGGCCGGTCAGACGGATCTGGTGCGCTGTGGACCCTCGGCCCGATGTGGTTCAGGAGGCCCTGGATCACAAGGCCGACCTGCTGATCACTCACCATCCGCTTTTCTTCAGATCAGTCCACCAGGTTTCCGGCCTGGGCTTCCGCGGGGATATGATAACCAGGCTGATCGAGGGCTATTGCGGGCTCTGGGTGGGGCATACCAACGCTGATGCCGCCTACCGTGGCGTGGCCCAGGCGGCTGCCGATGCCCTGGGCCTGCAGGATGCGCGACCGCTGGCCCCTCAGCCGGTCTCAAACCGCGACCTGCACGCCGATCAGGGGATCCAGGTAGGCCTGGGTCGTTGGGGACGGCTTCCCAAGCCCATGCCATTTGAGAATTTGGTTCATACGGTGGCGAATCTCCTGCCCAGGACGGCTCTGGGTGTTCAGGCGGTCGGTCCGTCCGATGCCATGGTCTCCACAGTCGCCCTGCTGCCCGGCTCGGGGGACTCCGAGTTCGACCTGGTTCGGTCCACGGGGGCCGATGTCTACATCACCAGCGATTTGCGCCATCACCCTGCCACGGATGCCTACCAACAGGCGCTCTATGAGGCCCGGATGGCCGGTCGGCCCAATCAACCCAGACCCATGCTGATCAACACCCCGCACTCGGCAATTGAGAGCCTCTGGTTCCGCTACGCCAAGGGAGACATCGCCGGGGCTATGGAGACGGCCACCGGTGTTCGCCCGCAGGTGGAGGTTTCGTCCATCGTCACCGATCCCTGGACCATAGTGATGCGTTGA